The Nitrospirota bacterium genome includes a window with the following:
- a CDS encoding proline--tRNA ligase, protein MYYSKLLIPTLREDPGEAEVISHRLMLRAGMIRKLAAGIYNYLPLGYRVIRKIENIVREEMNRAGAQEIFMPMVLPAELWRETGRWEKYGKELLRLRDRHDRDFCLGPTHEEVVTDIVRNDVKSYRQLPLNLYQIQSKFRDEIRPRFGLMRGREFIMKDAYSFDADQSGAEESYRKMYNAYINIFTRCGLTFKPVEADTGLIGGQFSHEFMVLAETGEEAVVSCNSCDYAANMEKAESRINLPDNSEFVAGSQSSSSGAKTPLPMERRLTPGKKSVEDVSAFLEVKTQQLVKTLIVRGDDRVVAVLLRGDHELNGTKLSRLLGCVDVQLLEPSEVEKTTGSPSGFSGPVGLKGVPVIADTAVQDMSNFIVGGNERDVHLINVNLSRDFKPDQFADVRNAAEGDGCPRCDAGRLFIVRGIEVGHTFKLGTKYSEAMGATYLDVQGNPRPVIMGCYGIGVGRTMAAAIEQNHDKDGIIWPPAIAPFSTIVLPLNVRSEKTYEAALSIYNKLAEKGTDVILDDRDERAGVKFKDADLLGIPWQIVVGDKGVNRGVVEIKNRATKEVRETAIDTILSDKFID, encoded by the coding sequence ATGTACTACTCGAAACTCCTGATACCTACACTAAGGGAAGATCCAGGAGAGGCAGAGGTTATTAGTCACAGACTCATGCTGAGGGCAGGCATGATAAGAAAGCTTGCTGCCGGCATCTATAACTACCTTCCCCTTGGCTACAGGGTAATAAGAAAGATTGAAAATATAGTCCGTGAGGAGATGAACAGGGCAGGGGCGCAGGAGATCTTTATGCCGATGGTGCTGCCTGCTGAGTTATGGAGGGAGACCGGCCGCTGGGAAAAATACGGCAAGGAGCTTCTAAGGCTTAGAGACAGGCACGACAGGGATTTCTGTCTTGGACCTACCCATGAGGAGGTTGTAACTGACATTGTCAGAAATGATGTCAAATCTTACAGGCAGCTTCCTCTGAATCTTTATCAGATTCAGTCAAAGTTCAGGGATGAGATAAGGCCGAGATTCGGGCTGATGAGGGGAAGAGAGTTTATTATGAAGGATGCCTACAGTTTTGATGCAGATCAGTCAGGCGCAGAGGAATCATACAGGAAAATGTACAATGCATATATCAATATATTTACGCGCTGCGGGCTGACTTTTAAACCTGTAGAGGCTGATACAGGCCTTATCGGCGGACAGTTTTCCCATGAGTTTATGGTATTGGCTGAGACGGGCGAGGAGGCTGTTGTATCCTGTAACTCCTGTGACTACGCAGCAAACATGGAAAAGGCAGAGAGCAGGATTAATCTCCCGGACAATTCTGAATTTGTTGCGGGTTCTCAGTCCAGTTCATCCGGGGCGAAGACCCCGCTGCCGATGGAGAGGCGCCTGACTCCCGGGAAGAAGAGCGTCGAGGATGTATCAGCCTTCTTAGAGGTAAAAACGCAGCAGCTTGTCAAAACCCTCATTGTCAGGGGTGATGACAGGGTGGTGGCCGTACTCCTCAGGGGCGACCATGAATTAAACGGTACAAAATTGTCCAGATTGCTTGGTTGTGTGGATGTTCAGTTGCTTGAACCATCAGAGGTGGAAAAAACAACCGGATCTCCTTCAGGTTTCTCAGGTCCTGTAGGCCTCAAAGGGGTGCCTGTAATTGCTGACACAGCAGTTCAGGATATGTCCAATTTTATTGTTGGCGGTAATGAGCGGGACGTACATCTTATAAATGTGAATTTATCGCGGGACTTCAAGCCGGATCAGTTTGCAGACGTGCGGAACGCTGCTGAGGGAGATGGTTGTCCGAGATGTGATGCCGGGCGCCTTTTTATCGTCCGGGGGATAGAGGTGGGGCACACATTTAAGCTCGGGACTAAATATAGTGAGGCAATGGGTGCGACTTATCTTGATGTACAGGGCAACCCCCGTCCAGTTATCATGGGATGCTATGGAATCGGCGTGGGCAGGACAATGGCTGCCGCAATAGAGCAGAACCATGATAAGGACGGGATTATCTGGCCTCCGGCGATTGCGCCATTCAGCACCATAGTCCTGCCATTGAATGTACGTTCAGAGAAGACTTATGAAGCAGCATTATCAATTTATAATAAACTGGCAGAAAAGGGTACAGATGTAATCCTTGATGACAGAGACGAGCGGGCAGGTGTTAAGTTTAAGGATGCTGATCTGCTTGGAATTCCCTGGCAGATAGTAGTGGGAGACAAGGGTGTGAATCGTGGAGTAGTTGAAATAAAGAACAGGGCAACAAAGGAAGTCAGGGAAACTGCCATAGATACAATTCTTAGCGATAAATTCATTGATTAA
- the rseP gene encoding RIP metalloprotease RseP — translation MYTVIIFTICLGILIFVHEFGHFIMARLKGIRVLKFSLGFGPKIVGRKVGDTEYLISALPLGGYVKMAGENLEEATMAPDEFPAKSVGARASVVLAGPVMNIVIAFLLMPLVYLIGIKMPAYLEKAPVVAWLEEGSPAQVAGIMAGDRIVRIDGKPMSDWEDVATVISTKPELGLKLDVDRAGNVHDVLLKGDGAVRGGGSGFAGMLPDMPAIIGKVSKGFPAERAGLMAGDTIVEINSDPVFNWYQVSLFIRSSAGKELALTVKRGDDRITAKVTPVKDNAAGYGIIGIMNQQESIVRKFGFSDSIKHGLSKALELTMLTFDVLKRLVSMNISIETLGGPIMIAKLTGEAAQSGFSDLIAFLAFLSLQLGILNLLPIPVLDGGWVVFLLIEKIKGSPLSRKTMEVAQTVGFAVLILLIIIVSYNDILRVFR, via the coding sequence ATGTATACAGTAATAATATTTACAATTTGTCTTGGAATATTGATATTTGTTCATGAGTTTGGCCACTTTATCATGGCAAGGTTAAAGGGGATAAGGGTGTTGAAGTTCTCCCTCGGTTTTGGTCCCAAAATAGTCGGCAGGAAGGTTGGCGATACAGAATATCTGATATCAGCGCTCCCGCTTGGCGGATATGTAAAGATGGCTGGTGAGAACCTGGAAGAGGCGACTATGGCCCCTGATGAGTTTCCGGCAAAGAGCGTAGGCGCCCGTGCCTCTGTTGTGCTTGCGGGGCCTGTGATGAACATTGTCATTGCCTTCCTGTTAATGCCGCTGGTTTATCTGATAGGGATTAAGATGCCTGCATACCTGGAGAAGGCCCCTGTAGTTGCCTGGCTTGAAGAAGGTTCCCCTGCCCAGGTTGCCGGTATTATGGCCGGAGACCGTATCGTCAGGATTGACGGAAAGCCCATGTCAGATTGGGAAGATGTGGCAACTGTAATATCTACAAAACCTGAGCTTGGGTTAAAACTTGATGTGGATAGAGCAGGCAATGTTCATGATGTTCTTCTTAAAGGTGATGGCGCTGTCAGAGGGGGAGGCAGCGGTTTTGCAGGGATGCTTCCTGATATGCCTGCAATCATAGGAAAGGTGAGCAAGGGGTTTCCTGCAGAGCGTGCAGGTCTTATGGCAGGTGATACCATTGTTGAGATTAACAGCGATCCTGTTTTTAACTGGTACCAGGTTTCATTGTTCATAAGGTCCAGTGCAGGAAAGGAGCTTGCCCTTACAGTCAAGAGGGGTGATGACAGGATTACTGCAAAAGTAACACCTGTAAAGGATAATGCGGCCGGATATGGCATCATCGGTATCATGAATCAGCAGGAGAGTATAGTCAGAAAATTCGGTTTCAGTGACTCGATAAAACATGGGCTGTCCAAGGCGCTGGAATTGACCATGCTGACGTTTGATGTATTGAAGAGGCTGGTATCAATGAATATCTCTATCGAGACACTCGGCGGGCCTATTATGATCGCAAAGCTAACCGGAGAGGCGGCACAATCCGGGTTTTCCGATCTAATCGCCTTTCTTGCATTTCTGAGTCTGCAGCTTGGGATACTCAATCTTCTCCCAATACCAGTGCTGGATGGAGGATGGGTTGTATTCCTCTTAATTGAGAAGATCAAGGGTAGCCCGTTGAGCAGGAAGACTATGGAGGTTGCGCAGACAGTCGGCTTTGCCGTGCTGATACTGCTGATAATTATTGTTTCATATAATGATATACTCAGGGTGTTCAGGTAG
- the ispG gene encoding flavodoxin-dependent (E)-4-hydroxy-3-methylbut-2-enyl-diphosphate synthase yields MKRRKTRQIRVGNVLIGGGAPVVVQSMTNTDTRDVSSTVAQIRRLEDTGCEIIRVAVPDKDAAAALADIKKSICIPLIADIHFDYRLALTAIDNGVDGLRLNPGNIGSRDRIREVVQAAKSGGVPIRIGVNAGSLEEDLIKKYGHPVAEAMVESALRHVKILEDLDFHEIKVSLKASGVQMTLDAYRLFSEKSDYPLHIGVSEAGPLLSGTVKSAIGIGMLLSEGIGDTVRVSLTADPVEEVRVAYEILKALNLRHRGVNIISCPTCGRMEINLEKIATEVEKRLSYITLPVNVSILGCIVNGIGEGKESDVGIAGGKGAGILFRGGEIVRKLREDELVDALVKEVEDICTTRNS; encoded by the coding sequence ATGAAGCGCAGGAAGACAAGGCAGATCAGGGTTGGGAATGTTTTGATTGGCGGCGGGGCTCCTGTTGTTGTCCAATCCATGACAAACACGGACACAAGGGATGTCAGCTCTACGGTTGCCCAGATAAGACGGCTTGAGGATACAGGGTGTGAAATCATCAGGGTTGCAGTGCCGGACAAAGATGCTGCGGCAGCACTTGCAGATATTAAGAAGTCTATTTGTATTCCGCTTATTGCTGATATCCACTTCGACTACCGCCTCGCACTAACTGCAATTGACAACGGTGTTGATGGTCTCAGGCTCAATCCAGGCAACATCGGCTCCCGTGACAGGATAAGGGAGGTTGTACAGGCTGCCAAATCCGGGGGTGTCCCGATAAGGATAGGTGTAAATGCCGGTTCTCTCGAGGAAGACCTGATAAAGAAGTATGGCCATCCTGTTGCTGAAGCTATGGTGGAATCGGCGTTAAGGCATGTAAAAATACTTGAAGATCTTGATTTTCATGAAATCAAGGTTTCGTTAAAGGCATCCGGTGTACAGATGACACTTGATGCATACAGACTTTTTTCAGAGAAGTCAGACTATCCTCTGCATATCGGTGTTTCAGAGGCAGGACCGCTTTTGTCAGGAACAGTAAAGTCTGCCATTGGTATAGGGATGCTCCTGTCAGAGGGCATCGGGGATACCGTAAGGGTGTCGCTTACAGCAGACCCGGTTGAAGAGGTCAGGGTGGCTTATGAAATATTAAAGGCCCTTAATCTGAGACACAGGGGGGTCAATATTATTTCCTGCCCGACATGCGGCAGGATGGAGATTAATCTTGAAAAGATTGCGACTGAAGTGGAGAAGAGACTCTCTTATATAACCCTTCCGGTTAATGTATCTATTCTTGGGTGTATTGTAAATGGCATAGGTGAAGGAAAGGAATCCGATGTCGGGATAGCAGGTGGAAAAGGTGCCGGAATCCTGTTCAGGGGAGGCGAAATAGTGAGGAAGTTGAGAGAGGATGAACTTGTGGATGCACTTGTCAAAGAGGTGGAAGATATATGTACTACTCGAAACTCCTGA